Proteins from a single region of Bogoriella caseilytica:
- a CDS encoding SH3 domain-containing protein: protein MSFEDRIRRARPSSGHRHLPLTPRAERDLKELLDGTTTTADGETRPQGHVPHEPASVAASTMVPLRHDGGDERPARAHRALMALVACVVLAIGLPLGILLWPGEEDAVPPAVPGPATSEPAPSDQPADEPDAEPTDQPSGSADSAAPDERLTELPDGGTERVADSELPGQDRTSHVTNADRVADIVMVDHDDVLHVRAVPGPEGEVVGELPADGHVVLAGRERALGLEDGEAWSPEESVWAEIRLDDGYGWVHTYYLGYLGYVDEDPAVVDDVPPATDPAQIAASVGTRVASSWERPEGGAAAPALGEPGWSVVHTEHDGGRAHYWVDVTGMADDSGRGSRYQLTLLDTGQGWEIDEAVAIAICRRGASDDSGYCQ, encoded by the coding sequence ATGAGCTTTGAAGACCGCATCCGCCGCGCCAGGCCTTCCAGCGGGCATCGCCATCTTCCGCTCACCCCGCGAGCCGAGCGCGACCTCAAGGAACTCCTCGACGGGACCACCACAACTGCGGATGGTGAGACCAGGCCGCAGGGCCACGTACCGCACGAACCTGCTTCGGTGGCGGCCAGCACGATGGTGCCGCTGAGACACGACGGAGGTGACGAGCGGCCCGCCAGGGCGCATCGCGCCTTGATGGCGCTGGTGGCTTGCGTGGTTCTCGCCATCGGTCTCCCACTCGGGATCCTCCTGTGGCCGGGCGAAGAGGACGCCGTACCTCCTGCTGTGCCGGGACCCGCCACCTCGGAACCGGCACCGAGTGATCAGCCAGCCGACGAGCCCGACGCGGAGCCAACGGACCAACCCAGTGGTTCCGCTGATTCAGCGGCTCCCGATGAACGCCTCACCGAGCTCCCCGACGGGGGAACGGAGCGTGTCGCGGACTCCGAGCTTCCCGGGCAGGACCGCACATCGCACGTCACGAACGCTGATCGAGTGGCCGATATCGTCATGGTCGATCACGACGACGTCCTCCACGTGCGTGCCGTGCCGGGCCCAGAGGGGGAGGTGGTCGGAGAGCTGCCGGCCGACGGTCACGTCGTTCTTGCCGGCCGCGAGCGGGCCCTCGGGCTCGAGGATGGCGAGGCGTGGTCGCCGGAGGAGAGCGTGTGGGCCGAGATCCGCCTGGACGACGGTTACGGCTGGGTGCACACCTACTACTTGGGATACCTGGGATACGTCGACGAGGATCCCGCGGTGGTCGACGATGTACCGCCGGCTACGGACCCCGCACAGATCGCTGCCTCGGTCGGAACGCGCGTGGCCTCGAGCTGGGAGCGGCCGGAGGGCGGTGCGGCCGCTCCGGCGCTCGGCGAGCCCGGCTGGTCTGTGGTGCACACCGAGCACGACGGCGGCCGCGCCCACTACTGGGTCGACGTCACGGGAATGGCCGACGATTCTGGCCGCGGCTCTCGCTATCAGCTCACCCTCCTCGATACCGGGCAAGGATGGGAGATCGACGAGGCGGTCGCCATCGCGATCTGCCGCCGAGGTGCCAGCGACGACTCGGGCTACTGCCAGTAG
- a CDS encoding RNA polymerase sigma factor encodes MPDSRGQSADDHREEFRAFYTEHYRLVLTVAEQRLRGLSAAEDATAETFRIAWAHHRDGAELSLPWVYRTLRNVIGNEYRRRRRSEEFVQGAGPVLAGVTEEEPADALHVRRCVAALPEADRELIRMTYWEELSGAEIAGILSCSAAAARVRLHRARRRLKALLAGDTGVVDIGAETKGTAS; translated from the coding sequence GTGCCGGACTCACGAGGGCAGAGTGCCGACGACCACCGCGAGGAGTTCCGCGCCTTCTACACCGAGCATTATCGGCTGGTTCTCACCGTTGCCGAGCAGCGTCTGCGCGGACTCTCCGCCGCTGAGGATGCCACGGCCGAGACCTTCCGGATTGCCTGGGCGCACCATCGCGACGGCGCCGAGCTGAGCCTCCCCTGGGTCTACCGCACGCTCCGAAACGTCATCGGCAACGAGTACCGGCGTCGACGGCGCTCGGAGGAGTTCGTCCAGGGGGCAGGGCCGGTACTGGCGGGGGTCACTGAGGAGGAGCCGGCGGATGCGCTGCATGTGCGTCGCTGTGTCGCGGCGCTGCCCGAGGCGGATCGCGAGCTGATCCGGATGACCTATTGGGAGGAACTCAGCGGCGCGGAGATCGCCGGGATCCTGAGCTGCTCCGCTGCGGCCGCCCGTGTGCGCCTGCATCGCGCACGACGACGGCTGAAAGCGCTGCTGGCCGGGGACACCGGCGTCGTGGACATCGGTGCCGAGACGAAAGGGACGGCGTCATGA
- a CDS encoding PH domain-containing protein, translating into MTHSGSAAAAKPGEDLRWRIAPRWAQVAQLVVALLFLVNVAIQSNLSTSGGLVSVATMISFFAACTFLANFIVLGGWTSANRDGLRTFNGLRHYELRWGEIEQIGRKRLAISATARNGETVRLPGVMQSRLGELTHIWAHYRGADVPQQALAHDARGGLWPVEPSRRFQMPGAVLAILALVGAMVTALVVGIAVGLATENIVWVILSISVPLVVSLIPPVRMAIAGTTLTPGGIAIRLPWTTRTIAWQDVQQVVGAGEYTGVVSRGGQRSLLYGVPAAQWQVVEGLRVAAGQRQGFA; encoded by the coding sequence ATGACGCATTCAGGTTCTGCAGCTGCAGCCAAGCCCGGCGAGGATCTGCGCTGGCGCATTGCCCCACGCTGGGCGCAGGTCGCCCAGCTCGTGGTCGCATTGCTCTTTCTCGTCAATGTGGCGATTCAGAGCAACCTGAGTACGAGCGGTGGGTTGGTCAGCGTCGCGACGATGATCTCCTTCTTCGCGGCATGCACCTTTCTCGCGAACTTCATCGTGCTCGGCGGGTGGACCTCCGCGAACCGTGACGGACTGCGCACGTTCAACGGCCTCCGTCATTACGAGCTGCGCTGGGGCGAGATCGAGCAGATCGGGCGGAAGCGCCTCGCCATCTCGGCGACGGCCCGGAATGGCGAGACCGTCCGGCTCCCAGGGGTCATGCAGTCTCGCCTCGGCGAACTGACTCATATCTGGGCGCACTACCGGGGGGCCGACGTACCGCAGCAGGCGCTGGCCCACGATGCCCGTGGTGGACTGTGGCCCGTGGAGCCGTCGCGACGCTTCCAGATGCCCGGAGCGGTGCTCGCGATCCTCGCACTCGTCGGCGCGATGGTGACTGCTCTGGTCGTCGGCATCGCCGTTGGTCTCGCCACGGAGAACATCGTCTGGGTCATCCTCAGCATCAGCGTGCCCCTGGTGGTCTCCCTCATCCCGCCTGTGCGGATGGCCATTGCTGGGACCACGCTCACACCAGGCGGCATCGCCATCCGGTTGCCATGGACCACGCGAACCATCGCGTGGCAGGACGTGCAGCAGGTGGTCGGAGCCGGTGAGTACACCGGCGTCGTCAGCCGCGGTGGCCAGCGGTCGCTCTTGTACGGCGTGCCAGCAGCGCAATGGCAGGTGGTGGAGGGTCTGCGCGTGGCCGCTGGGCAGCGCCAGGGTTTTGCCTGA
- a CDS encoding acetate/propionate family kinase, with protein MSAAGTVLVINSGSSSIKYQLLDPRSGVVLAAGLVEKIGEGEAQVKHTAGAETTRQTREIADHEAGLRVVLELFGQIGPDLSGAGIVAVGHRVVQGGRRYSAPVLIDQAVEQEIERLSPVAPLHNPPNLAGIRVARELLPDVPHVAVFDTAFFHDLPTAAATYALNKEVAEAHRIRRYGAHGTSHQYVSEQVSATLGREDLRQIVLHLGNGCSASAVVGGRAVDTSMGLTPLEGLVMGTRTGDIDPAVTFHLVRNAGLSMAEIDDLYNKQSGLKGLGGHNDMRVIEELAEQGEPDASLALDVYVHRLRKYVGAYAAVMGGLDALAFSAGVGENSPIVRRRALHGLEFLGVALDEDRNEAVQRDGSIQVISAEGSEVTVLVVPTNEELSIAQQALAVI; from the coding sequence GTGAGTGCTGCAGGCACCGTACTGGTCATCAACTCCGGATCGTCCTCCATCAAGTACCAGCTCCTCGACCCGCGCTCCGGGGTGGTGCTTGCCGCTGGTCTGGTGGAGAAGATCGGTGAGGGTGAGGCCCAGGTCAAGCACACCGCCGGTGCGGAGACCACGCGGCAGACTCGTGAGATCGCCGACCACGAGGCCGGGCTACGCGTGGTGCTTGAGCTCTTCGGGCAGATCGGCCCGGATCTCTCGGGGGCCGGCATCGTGGCGGTGGGCCATCGGGTGGTCCAGGGCGGTCGACGCTACAGCGCGCCCGTGCTCATCGATCAGGCCGTGGAGCAGGAGATCGAACGCCTCTCTCCCGTCGCACCGTTGCACAACCCGCCGAACCTGGCTGGTATCCGGGTGGCCCGCGAGCTGCTGCCGGACGTGCCCCACGTGGCGGTCTTCGACACCGCCTTCTTCCACGATCTCCCCACCGCGGCGGCCACCTACGCGCTCAACAAAGAGGTGGCCGAGGCGCACCGCATCCGGCGTTATGGTGCGCACGGCACCTCGCACCAGTACGTCTCCGAGCAGGTCTCCGCGACGCTGGGACGCGAGGACTTGCGGCAGATCGTGCTGCACCTGGGCAACGGATGCTCCGCCTCAGCCGTGGTGGGAGGCCGGGCCGTGGACACCTCCATGGGCCTGACGCCGCTGGAGGGCTTGGTGATGGGCACCCGCACCGGCGACATCGACCCGGCGGTGACCTTCCACCTGGTGCGCAATGCGGGCCTGTCGATGGCCGAGATCGACGACCTCTACAACAAGCAGTCGGGGCTCAAGGGCCTGGGCGGCCACAACGATATGCGGGTGATCGAGGAGCTCGCTGAGCAGGGCGAGCCGGATGCCTCGCTCGCTCTCGACGTCTACGTGCACCGGCTGCGCAAGTACGTCGGTGCCTACGCGGCGGTCATGGGCGGCCTGGACGCGCTGGCTTTCAGCGCCGGTGTCGGCGAGAACAGCCCCATCGTGCGCAGGCGTGCGCTCCATGGCCTGGAGTTCCTGGGCGTGGCGCTGGACGAGGATCGCAATGAGGCCGTGCAACGCGATGGATCCATCCAGGTCATCTCAGCCGAGGGATCCGAGGTCACGGTGCTGGTGGTCCCGACCAACGAGGAGCTCTCGATCGCCCAGCAGGCGCTCGCGGTGATCTGA
- the pta gene encoding phosphate acetyltransferase, translating into MARSIYIASVEGSTGKSAVALGLVHSLVARVESVAVFRPVVLAGAVPSSEDPEGAHRDGVVDLLLTAGSEQDYASAIGVTYDDVHADPEAALSRIVEAHQRLARRYEVIVVVGSDYTDDATPGELAFNARVAANLGAPVLLVLSGIGRGPSDIARVAESAKAEIAHEHATAVGVVVNRADPEHLEAIRERLAASGPAWALPEVPLLQSPMVRDLMHAVDGTLLVGDDALLDREAEHLLVAGMSPEHILERLYDGQVCVAASDRPEVLITLVAAHASQEFPTLAAIVLNGGHDVPDDVLRMADGLGQRLPVIATSHDTYPTVSILANTPGAFSRGTQRKQDVALSLFDEHVDPDELIAALEVRRSEVVTPLMFEAGLIERARSQRQRIVLPESEDDRILRAASTLLSRQVADLVLLGDETQVRARAAEIGLDLSAATVIDPATSELLEPFAEEYTRLRAHKGMTVDRAREVIQDVSYFGTMMVHTGHADGMVSGAAHTTAHTIRPSFEIIKTQPGVSVVSSVFFMCLEDRVLVYGDCAVNPDPSAEQLADIAISSAETSLAFDVEPRIAMLSYSTGDSGAGADVEKVRAATALVRERRSDLVIEGPIQYDAAVEPSVARSKLPESDVAGRATCFIFPDLNTGNNTYKAVQRTAGAVAIGPVLQGLNKPVNDLSRGALVQDIVNTVAITAIQAQGER; encoded by the coding sequence GTGGCCCGCAGCATCTACATCGCCTCGGTCGAGGGGAGCACCGGTAAGTCCGCGGTGGCCCTGGGCCTGGTCCACTCCCTGGTCGCCCGCGTCGAGTCCGTGGCAGTCTTCCGCCCAGTGGTCCTTGCCGGAGCCGTGCCGTCGAGCGAGGACCCCGAGGGCGCGCACCGCGACGGCGTCGTCGACCTCCTGCTCACCGCGGGCAGTGAACAGGACTACGCCAGCGCCATCGGCGTCACCTACGACGATGTGCACGCTGATCCTGAGGCGGCACTGAGCCGGATCGTCGAGGCCCACCAGCGCCTGGCCCGTCGCTACGAGGTCATCGTGGTGGTGGGGTCCGACTACACCGACGACGCCACACCCGGCGAGCTTGCCTTCAATGCGCGCGTGGCCGCAAACCTCGGGGCGCCGGTCCTCCTCGTGCTCTCCGGCATCGGCCGGGGTCCGTCCGACATCGCCCGAGTGGCCGAGTCCGCCAAGGCCGAGATCGCGCACGAACACGCCACCGCCGTCGGCGTGGTGGTCAACCGCGCCGACCCCGAGCACCTGGAAGCGATCCGCGAGCGCCTGGCTGCCTCCGGCCCGGCCTGGGCGCTCCCGGAAGTGCCGCTGCTCCAATCCCCGATGGTGCGGGACCTGATGCACGCCGTGGACGGCACTCTCCTGGTGGGGGACGACGCCCTGCTCGACCGCGAGGCTGAACACCTGCTGGTGGCCGGCATGAGCCCGGAACACATCCTGGAACGTCTCTACGACGGCCAGGTCTGCGTCGCGGCCTCGGACCGCCCCGAGGTGCTGATCACCCTGGTGGCTGCGCACGCCTCCCAGGAGTTCCCCACGCTGGCCGCGATCGTGCTCAATGGCGGGCACGACGTACCCGACGACGTCCTGCGGATGGCGGACGGCCTCGGCCAGCGACTGCCGGTCATCGCCACCTCGCACGACACCTACCCCACCGTCTCGATCCTGGCGAACACCCCGGGCGCCTTCTCGCGCGGCACTCAGCGCAAGCAGGACGTCGCGCTCTCGCTCTTCGACGAGCACGTGGACCCCGACGAGTTGATCGCCGCGCTCGAGGTGCGGCGCTCCGAGGTGGTGACCCCGCTGATGTTCGAGGCGGGTCTGATCGAGCGCGCACGTTCGCAGCGCCAGCGCATCGTGTTGCCGGAGAGTGAGGACGACCGCATCCTCCGTGCCGCCTCCACGCTGCTCTCGCGCCAGGTGGCTGACCTGGTGCTGCTCGGGGACGAGACCCAGGTGCGGGCCAGGGCTGCGGAGATCGGTCTGGATCTCAGCGCCGCCACCGTCATCGACCCTGCCACCTCCGAGTTACTGGAGCCCTTCGCTGAGGAGTACACCCGGCTGCGCGCCCACAAGGGCATGACCGTGGACCGTGCGCGGGAAGTCATCCAGGACGTCTCCTACTTCGGCACCATGATGGTGCACACCGGCCACGCCGACGGCATGGTCTCCGGCGCCGCGCACACCACCGCGCACACGATCCGCCCGTCCTTCGAGATCATCAAGACCCAACCAGGAGTCTCAGTGGTCTCCTCGGTGTTCTTCATGTGCCTGGAGGATCGCGTGCTGGTCTACGGCGACTGCGCGGTCAACCCCGATCCGAGCGCCGAGCAGCTCGCGGACATCGCAATCTCCTCGGCCGAGACCTCCCTGGCCTTCGACGTCGAGCCGCGCATCGCCATGCTCTCGTACTCCACCGGGGATTCCGGGGCCGGCGCAGACGTGGAGAAGGTGCGTGCGGCCACGGCTCTGGTGCGCGAGCGCCGCAGCGACCTCGTGATCGAAGGGCCGATTCAGTACGACGCCGCCGTCGAGCCCTCGGTGGCACGCTCGAAGCTGCCCGAGTCCGATGTCGCGGGCCGGGCCACCTGCTTCATCTTCCCGGACCTCAACACCGGTAACAACACCTACAAGGCCGTGCAGCGCACCGCCGGCGCGGTGGCCATCGGTCCGGTGCTGCAGGGCCTGAACAAGCCAGTCAACGACCTCTCACGGGGGGCGCTGGTGCAGGACATCGTCAACACCGTCGCAATCACCGCGATCCAAGCCCAGGGAGAACGCTGA
- a CDS encoding SURF1 family protein, producing the protein MHPSAVGSHGVDGTRRDYLRAALTGRMIALLVFFLFAAVVCVMLASWQLDRAGARGAAEAESAHADLLAAEIVPLEDVLSPQTSFREEHLAVPVEVTGEFGGQVYAPGARIDGEDAVLVIAELRVTGGQHAGAMIPVLRGWVPPEDLGHADDPGLLAAELDEAAGAPPLAPPEGETTVTGWLKDSELGRTSPGPGLVSSVSTAELASLWGGPTWTGYVVEFASMAEPEARIGTSSPAGLAHASPPAPAQESGLNIRNLAYAIEWVIFGGFALALWVRMVRDSVRNRREDAALAAQEPVTEPAVSR; encoded by the coding sequence GTGCACCCCTCGGCTGTCGGCTCCCACGGCGTGGACGGCACACGCCGGGACTACCTGCGCGCCGCACTCACCGGGCGGATGATCGCCCTGCTGGTCTTCTTCCTGTTCGCCGCCGTGGTCTGCGTCATGCTTGCGAGCTGGCAGCTCGACCGTGCCGGAGCCCGCGGAGCTGCGGAGGCCGAGAGCGCGCATGCGGACCTGCTCGCCGCGGAGATCGTCCCGCTTGAGGATGTGCTGAGCCCGCAGACCTCCTTTCGCGAAGAGCACCTCGCCGTCCCGGTCGAGGTGACTGGAGAGTTCGGTGGACAGGTCTACGCACCCGGCGCCCGGATCGACGGCGAGGACGCCGTGCTGGTGATCGCCGAGTTGCGGGTGACCGGCGGGCAGCACGCCGGAGCCATGATCCCGGTGTTGCGCGGCTGGGTACCGCCGGAGGATCTCGGCCACGCCGACGACCCCGGCCTGCTGGCCGCCGAGCTGGACGAAGCTGCCGGCGCCCCTCCCCTCGCCCCTCCGGAGGGCGAAACCACGGTGACCGGCTGGCTCAAGGACAGTGAGCTGGGCCGGACCTCGCCAGGCCCCGGGCTCGTCTCCTCGGTCTCGACCGCTGAGCTGGCCAGCCTGTGGGGCGGCCCGACGTGGACCGGCTATGTGGTCGAGTTCGCTTCGATGGCCGAGCCGGAGGCGCGGATCGGCACGAGCTCCCCGGCGGGCCTGGCCCATGCGAGCCCGCCGGCCCCGGCCCAGGAGAGCGGCTTGAACATCCGGAACCTCGCCTATGCGATCGAATGGGTGATCTTCGGCGGTTTCGCCCTGGCACTGTGGGTGCGGATGGTGCGGGACTCGGTCCGGAACCGGCGCGAAGACGCCGCTCTGGCGGCGCAGGAGCCGGTCACGGAACCCGCTGTCAGCAGGTAA
- a CDS encoding CPBP family intramembrane glutamic endopeptidase, with protein MNTTGATSDVPETVTESLPYHRLGHAVPRPRWWRPLLALLLSGGFFLIGMLGLITTFALAGSPILEDPLSLLDLYDPANFALNFLLLILLLPSVLAGFRIVGWKPVGLLHSVAGRLRWRWMARCVLPAAVIMTLVLGAMTALDLAIDGPIEIEPAAWLLFALILLLTPLQAAAEEYAFRGALMQAIGQWLRHPAWAILLPAPLFILGHAYNAPGQISVGVFAIAMGWVTWRTGGLEAAIVLHIANNLWALLHGAIGLSNLNSTDVGWLTAVSGSLVPIVYAVWIELMWRRSQSRPSATREIARAVA; from the coding sequence GTGAACACCACAGGGGCCACATCCGACGTGCCGGAAACCGTGACGGAGTCACTCCCCTATCACCGGCTCGGGCACGCCGTGCCTCGCCCCCGGTGGTGGCGCCCGCTCCTCGCCCTGCTGCTCTCCGGGGGCTTCTTCCTCATCGGCATGCTCGGTCTGATCACCACTTTCGCGCTGGCCGGATCGCCGATCCTGGAGGATCCCCTGTCGCTCCTGGATCTCTACGATCCGGCGAACTTCGCCCTGAACTTCCTGCTGCTCATCCTGTTGCTGCCCAGCGTGCTGGCGGGCTTCCGGATCGTGGGGTGGAAACCGGTGGGGCTGCTGCACTCCGTGGCCGGACGGCTGCGCTGGCGGTGGATGGCGCGCTGCGTGCTACCCGCCGCCGTGATCATGACGCTGGTGCTCGGGGCAATGACCGCCCTGGACCTCGCGATCGACGGGCCCATCGAGATCGAGCCGGCGGCCTGGTTGCTCTTCGCGCTGATCCTGCTCCTGACACCCCTGCAGGCCGCCGCAGAGGAGTACGCCTTCCGCGGCGCGCTGATGCAAGCGATCGGGCAGTGGCTCAGGCATCCAGCATGGGCGATTCTGCTGCCCGCGCCACTGTTCATCCTCGGCCATGCTTACAACGCCCCCGGGCAGATCTCAGTCGGCGTCTTCGCCATCGCGATGGGGTGGGTCACCTGGCGTACCGGAGGCCTGGAGGCCGCCATCGTGCTGCACATCGCGAACAACCTCTGGGCGCTCCTTCACGGCGCCATCGGCCTCAGCAACCTCAACTCCACCGACGTCGGGTGGCTCACGGCCGTCAGCGGCAGCCTCGTGCCGATCGTCTACGCGGTGTGGATCGAACTCATGTGGCGACGGTCCCAATCACGCCCGAGCGCCACCCGTGAAATCGCGCGCGCCGTAGCCTGA
- a CDS encoding DUF2200 domain-containing protein — MSRIFSMTFASVYPHYVNKVERKGRTRAELDEVIEWLTGFDEAALARQIEAETTFEEFFAQAELHPHAEKITGVVCGVRVEEIEDPLMRQIRYLDKLVDELARGKAMEKVLRS, encoded by the coding sequence GTGAGCCGGATCTTCAGCATGACGTTCGCCTCGGTGTACCCCCACTACGTGAACAAGGTGGAGCGCAAAGGGCGCACGCGAGCGGAACTCGATGAGGTCATCGAGTGGCTGACCGGCTTCGACGAGGCGGCGCTCGCCCGCCAGATCGAGGCCGAGACCACGTTCGAGGAGTTCTTCGCCCAGGCGGAGCTCCACCCGCATGCGGAGAAGATCACGGGCGTCGTTTGCGGGGTGCGGGTCGAGGAGATCGAGGACCCGCTGATGAGGCAGATCCGCTACCTGGACAAACTCGTGGACGAACTGGCCCGGGGCAAGGCCATGGAGAAGGTGCTGCGCAGCTGA
- a CDS encoding ABC transporter ATP-binding protein translates to MQLPIADPATVRGRSLAILAGYRGQLVRVVTLQALAAIAALAVPYLLGILVDAVSEGTTVSVIDRVGIGLLVAVLAQAVLIRYAHRYAMILGEEIFAELREEFLAAVTHLPLSTVEKAGTGDLIGRTTNDVDRVQWMIRFGVPRVLVLVATILLTVVAAVIASPLTAIAVVVGIPIIVFVVRRYLRKANPAYLRNSQAWAAMNGTLTESVEQARATDTLALGPRRRRRTDEVLAEAWDTEVVTLRMRVTLFFWFGISFMLPVAVALVWGAWLINAELTTLGAVTTVALYLMQVRPSVGELMFWVDEAQVALASLARIFGVSLVEPDREVSGEEPATEDVEAHDVRFAYREGVEVLKGIDLDLIPGERLAVVGPSGAGKSTLGRMLAGIHPPTGGAVTVGGVPLVDLAEEDLRSHVALVTQEHHVFVGTVADNLRLALKDETRDPATETAILRDALAAVDALEWVDALPEGMGTAIGSGARELTPGQAQQIALARLVLLDPHTLILDEATSLIDPRAARHLERSLSAVLDGRTVLAIAHRLHTAHDADRVAVVDGGHIVELGSHDELVAAGGEYASLWESWQQT, encoded by the coding sequence ATGCAGCTGCCGATTGCCGATCCGGCGACTGTCCGGGGGCGCTCCCTCGCGATCCTGGCTGGCTACCGCGGGCAGCTCGTGCGCGTGGTGACGCTCCAGGCCTTGGCCGCCATCGCGGCGCTGGCCGTGCCCTACCTGCTCGGCATCCTGGTGGACGCCGTGAGTGAGGGCACCACCGTCAGCGTCATCGACCGCGTGGGCATCGGCCTCCTGGTCGCCGTGCTGGCCCAGGCCGTGCTGATCCGCTACGCGCACCGCTACGCGATGATCCTGGGCGAGGAGATCTTCGCGGAGCTGCGCGAAGAGTTCCTGGCCGCCGTGACCCACCTGCCCCTGTCCACCGTGGAGAAGGCGGGCACCGGCGACCTGATCGGCCGCACCACGAACGACGTCGACCGCGTGCAGTGGATGATCCGTTTCGGGGTGCCGCGCGTGCTGGTGCTGGTTGCCACCATCCTGCTCACCGTGGTGGCTGCGGTCATCGCCTCACCGCTGACCGCGATCGCCGTGGTGGTCGGGATCCCGATCATCGTCTTCGTGGTGCGCCGCTACCTGCGCAAAGCCAACCCTGCCTACCTGCGCAACTCCCAGGCCTGGGCCGCGATGAACGGCACGCTGACCGAGTCGGTGGAGCAGGCCCGAGCCACGGACACCCTGGCGCTCGGCCCGCGCCGCCGGCGCCGCACCGATGAGGTGCTCGCGGAGGCCTGGGACACCGAGGTGGTGACCTTGCGGATGCGCGTCACCCTGTTCTTCTGGTTCGGCATCTCCTTCATGCTGCCGGTTGCCGTTGCGCTGGTGTGGGGGGCTTGGCTCATCAATGCCGAGTTGACCACCCTCGGCGCGGTGACCACCGTGGCGCTGTACCTCATGCAGGTGCGCCCCTCGGTGGGCGAGCTGATGTTCTGGGTGGACGAGGCCCAGGTGGCGCTGGCGTCCCTCGCCCGGATCTTCGGGGTCTCACTCGTCGAGCCCGACCGCGAGGTCTCCGGCGAGGAACCCGCCACCGAGGACGTCGAGGCTCACGACGTGCGCTTCGCCTACCGTGAGGGCGTCGAGGTGCTCAAGGGCATCGACCTCGACCTCATCCCGGGCGAGCGGCTCGCCGTGGTGGGTCCCTCGGGAGCAGGAAAGTCCACGCTGGGGCGGATGCTCGCCGGCATCCACCCGCCCACCGGCGGCGCGGTGACCGTGGGCGGCGTGCCGCTGGTGGACCTCGCGGAGGAGGATCTGCGTTCCCATGTGGCCCTGGTGACCCAGGAGCACCACGTCTTCGTCGGCACGGTGGCGGACAACCTGCGGCTGGCGCTGAAAGACGAGACCCGGGACCCGGCCACCGAGACCGCGATCCTGCGAGACGCGCTGGCGGCCGTCGACGCGCTGGAATGGGTCGACGCCCTCCCCGAGGGCATGGGCACCGCCATCGGGTCCGGCGCGCGGGAACTCACCCCGGGCCAGGCGCAGCAGATCGCCCTGGCTCGCCTGGTGCTCCTCGATCCGCACACGCTGATCCTGGACGAAGCCACCTCGCTGATCGATCCGCGGGCCGCCCGGCACCTGGAGCGCTCACTCTCCGCGGTGCTCGACGGACGCACGGTGCTCGCCATCGCCCACCGCCTGCACACCGCGCACGACGCCGACCGAGTCGCAGTCGTGGACGGCGGGCACATCGTGGAGCTCGGCTCGCACGATGAACTGGTGGCAGCCGGCGGCGAGTACGCCTCGCTGTGGGAGTCCTGGCAGCAGACCTGA